The Gordonia terrae genome contains the following window.
CACCCGCGACTGCCTCATCGGCGTCGCGCTGCCCAAGCCGGGTGTCACCACCAATGCCGTCTCCACCATCCGGCCGGCCGTCCACCCGGCGGGGGAGTAGGCCGATGACCGACGAGGGGCACTCCGGGTCCCACCGGCCGCTCGACGAGATCGTCGAGCGCAACCAGGTGTGGCACCGGATGGCGGCGAAATACGGTGTCGAGAACCCGGTTCCACCGTGGAAGACCAGCCTCGACGGGCTCTGCGACGCCCTCGACCGGGTCGCCGACTCCTCGTCCACCCGCGCGGATGCTCCCGGCGTCGTCGAACGACGGGACGAGGAGGACCGGTTGTCGTCGACGATCTACGCCGAGCTGCCGTACCCCGAGAACCAGCTCGTGGCACTGGCGCACACCCTGCTGGACCGCGGTGTCATCGACGAGGGGGAGTTGCGGACCCAGATGGACGCGGTGCGCGCACGCCTGCAGTCCTGACCCGTCCCGCCTGAGGAGTAATCCACTTCGCTCCGGCAGCTGTGCACAGACGTCGCTTCATCGGATGACCCGGTCCGGGCTCCATTACTCTCAGCCCATGCCCGGGGGGAACGACGCGATCGACACGCGTACCGACGAGCAACTCCTGCACGCCCACCTCGCCGGTGATCCACACGCGTTCACCGACCTGATCAACCGCCACCTCGAGTACCTGTGGTCGGTGGCGTTGCGGGCCAGCCAGAATCCGGAGGACGCCGCCGACGCCCTGCAAGATGCCCTGTTCGCCGCTCACCGGACCGCGCAGGACTTCCGGTCCGACGCCAAGGTCACCAGCTGGCTGCATCGGATCGTCGTGAACGCCGGTCTGGATCGCATCCGGCGCAACAAG
Protein-coding sequences here:
- the sigM gene encoding RNA polymerase sigma factor SigM, which produces MPGGNDAIDTRTDEQLLHAHLAGDPHAFTDLINRHLEYLWSVALRASQNPEDAADALQDALFAAHRTAQDFRSDAKVTSWLHRIVVNAGLDRIRRNKVRRTVPLPEWDVTAIADTADELAAVDLSVSIGRALDVLTDGQRAAIVAVDIEGYTVAEAATILGVAEGTIKSRCARGRLKLAQVLGHLRDG